In Antedon mediterranea chromosome 10, ecAntMedi1.1, whole genome shotgun sequence, one genomic interval encodes:
- the LOC140060298 gene encoding mitochondrial ribonuclease P catalytic subunit-like encodes MTHHLKSIVTHLYVGRRYVYHNRCVSNFIRANQEEHIFLTENKINRNVYASVGNLQSNKIKQYSTLSTVHDSLFGCNTYNILNSRNCSNNAIEKPVKRSKVLNDAIDKPDTYLSEDEWMKIKLVWDEDNRLNLKSGRMVFVEKAMSLTCRNKSWQLANSLFHFANSIGFNPTKSFMNSYLYICKAAEKRDEVLSICDWFSNNSTVLDAAILKNIVNGLCLTDRWKESLTFLETAKGTINVSSGAVNSVVCCACSHKEYDLVDDLVDQMISDKMLIVDKTIIALLTTYDGITDNAEWGQRCKYMIEKLFMLFRDERILPSMVVGEALKEWFNRSTFERWESEIIKIDNRHNCPRCSSPLEKLELTDAEFKNLHEQVIKKVIRGTDIFRKTSPQELQAFIQFVDKSAPYDVVIDGLNVAYVQFNKTLRKSQLLLQVVQYLVETRGYKCLVLGRHHMLKQWNKLDMQKLMDCADCFFTEDMSEDDPYMLYATLHSGPKAVFVTRDMLRDHKALFDHRTHVCFIKWQRGHQLAFINFKRGRPHFKSCRVEDTITQTTGDTWHIPLDAKDNQFAYQLPTTWLCAKRL; translated from the exons ATGACACATCATTTG aaGTCAATCGTTACACACCTTTACGTTGGTAGACGATATGTGTATCATAATCGGTGTGTATCCAACTTCATCAGAGCCAATCAAGAAGAACATATTTTTTTGACCGagaataaaataaacagaaatgtaTACGCATCTGTTGGAAATCTccaatcaaataaaattaagCAATATTCTACATTGTCCACTGTTCATGATAGTCTTTTTGGTTgtaatacttacaatattttaaatagtcGAAATTGTTCAAACAATGCAATAGAAAAACCTGTAAAACGAAGCAAGGTTTTGAATGACGCAATAGATAAACCAGATACGTATTTATCTGAGGATGAATGGATGAAAATAAAACTAGTGTGGGATGAAGATAATCGTCTGAATCTTAAATCCGGAAGGATGGTGTTTGTGGAAAAAGCAATGTCACTTACTTGTCGCAACAAATCATGGCAGCTAGCAAACTCGTTGTTTCATTTCGCTAACAGCATTGGTTTCAATCCAACGAAATCATTTATGAACAGTTACTTATACATTTGCAAAGCTGCTGAAAAACGTGACGAAGTGTTAAGTATCTGCGATTGGTTCTCAAATAATTCTACCGTGTTGGACGCAGCAATTTTAAAGAATATCGTAAATGGTTTATGCTTGACCGATCGCTGGAAAGAGTCGTTGACATTTCTGGAAACGGCAAAAGGAACAATAAACGTATCCAGTGGTGCGGTGAACTCCGTCGTCTGCTGTGCTTGCTCGCATAAAGAGTATGACCTCGTGGATGACCTTGTTGATCAAATGATATCAGATAAAATGCTCATTGttgataaaacaataattgcTCTGCTTACAACTTACGATGGGATTACAGACAATGCAGAATGGGGTCAAAGATGTAAATATATGATAGAGAAATTATTTATGTTGTTCCGAGATGAGAGAATACTGCCTTCTATGGTTGTCGGGGAAGCTTTAAAAGAATGGTTCAATAG AAGTACTTTTGAACGATGGGAAAGTGAGATTATAAAGATAGACAACCGACACAACTGTCCACGATGTTCTTCGCCTCTTGAGAAACTCGAACTAACTGATGCAGAATTTAAAAATCTTCATGAGCAAGTGATTAAAAAA GTAATCCGTGGTACCGACATCTTTAGAAAAACATCTCCGCAAGAACTACAAGCATTCATACAATTTGTGGATAAAAGCGCCCCCTATGACGTCGTTATCGATGGCCTCAATGTCGCATATGTTCAGTTTAATAAAACATTACGCAAATCACAACTT CTTCTGCAAGTAGTTCAGTATCTCGTGGAAACCCGTGGCTACAAATGTTTAGTTCTTGGAAGACATCACATGCTAAAACAGTGGAACAAACTTGACATGCAGAAACTGATGGATTGCGCCGATTGCTTTTTTACAGAGGATAT GTCGGAAGATGACCCGTACATGTTATACGCTACCTTACATAGTGGTCCAAAAGCGGTATTTGTTACGCGCGACATGTTGCGCGACCACAAGGCGCTTTTTGATCACAGGACGCATGTGTGTTTTATTAAGTGGCAGCGAGGTCATCAGTTGGCGTTCATCAATTTCAAAAGAGGACGACCACATTTTAAG TCTTGCAGAGTTGAAGATACGATTACGCAGACAACAGGTGACACATGGCATATACCACTTGACGCTAAAGACAACCAATTTGCATATCAGCTACCAACCACCTGGCTTTGTGCCAAAAGATTGTAA
- the LOC140060299 gene encoding adenosine 3'-phospho 5'-phosphosulfate transporter 1-like, protein MRFVYIVYTILVFAVCYNHGAEEEAVVNEQVKLEVKPADYQWTDFWLVRLIFNLLGYASVIFPAWIVIKYIRSSGYLDKGGHGCFYNVVKSCVHGQDADVNLCEDTEQTTQKSTIPGWLTLLICVAGLQGSYLTWGVLQERIMAHEYGKDENNPGEKFKNSQFLVFMNRILALITAWCIMSFSVQKPHTTPLYRYSYCSLSNIMSSWCQYEALKFVSFPTQVLAKASKIIPVMLMGKVVSNKTFEFYEYITAGMISLGVTVFLLSQGEESRGSAVTTASGVVILMGYMVFDSFTSNWQAELFNKHKMSSIQAMFGVNLFSCIFTSWSLIEQGGFLEASGFILKYSTFAYHVLLLSICSATGQLFIFYTISRFGAVIFTIIMTTRQALAILLSCMIYGHPVSFMGFVGIFIVFIALFLKIYAKARKVKKPVSSASEQRISGSNKI, encoded by the exons ATGAggtttgtttatattgtttacacCATATTGGTGTTTGCAGTATGCTACAACCATGGAGCTGAGGAGGAGGCTGTCGTGAACGAACAGGTCAAGTTAGAGGTCAAACCAGCCGACTACCAATGGACAGACTTCTGGCTGGTGCGACTCATCTTTAACCTACTTGGTTATGCTTCAGTAATTTTCCCCGCTTGGATCGTAATCAAGTATATACGTTCAAGTGGATATCTAGATAAAGGAG GACATGGGTGCTTTTATAACGTTGTAAAATCTTGCGTACACGGCCAAGATGCTGATGTCAACCTGTGTGAGGATACAGAACAAACAACTCAAAAGTCTACG ATTCCAGGTTGGTTGACCCTGTTGATATGCGTTGCGGGATTACAAGGTTCGTACTTAACGTGGGGCGTGCTTCAGGAAAGAATCATGGCTCACGAATACGGCAAAGACGAAAACAACCCAGGAGAGAAGTTCAAGAACTCGCAATTTCTCGTCTTTATGAATCGTATACTGGCGTTGATTACTGCGTGGTGTATAATGTCTTTCTCCGTTCAAAAGCCTCACACTACGCCGCTTTATCGTTATTCTTACTGCTCATTGTCTAACATAATGAGTAGTTGGTGCCAATATGAAGCGTTAAAATTCGTCAGTTTCCCGACGCAAGTTCTAGCAAAGGCTTCTAAAATCATTCCTGTGATGCTGATGGGAAAGGTTGTCTCAAATAAAACTTTTGAGTTTTACGAGTACATAACCGCAGGTATGATTTCACTAGGCGTTACCGTGTTTTTGTTATCTCAGGGAGAAGAAAGTCGCGGGTCAGCGGTCACGACCGCCTCAGGGGTTGTCATTCTTATGGGTTATATGGTATTTGATAGTTTCACATCGAATTGGCAAGCAGagttatttaataaacataaaatgtccAGCATCCAAGCTATGTTTGGGGTGAATCTGTTTTCATGCATATTCACAAGCTGGTCTTTGATAGAGCAAGGTGGATTTCTTGAAGCATCAGGTTTTATTCTTAAATATAGTACCTTTGCGTATCACGTTCTTCTTTTATCTATTTGCTCTGCTACTGGTCagttgtttatattttatacgaTATCTCGATTTGGGGCAGTCATCTTCACAATTATAATGACCACGAGACAGGCTCTTGCCATCTTACTTTCGTGTATGATTTACGGTCATCCTGTATCGTTTATGGGATTTGTCGGCATTTTTATCGTTTTTATTGCTCTATTTCTTAAAATTTATGCCAAGGCTAGAAAAGTTAAAAAACCTGTTTCTTCAGCGTCAGAACAAAGAATTAGTGGatcaaacaaaatttga